From Betta splendens chromosome 3, fBetSpl5.4, whole genome shotgun sequence, the proteins below share one genomic window:
- the LOC114852658 gene encoding guanylyl cyclase-activating protein 2-like — MGQAQQTENSEEIDVKALQDMYKKFVMECPSGLLFLHEFKRFFGVDPTGEASDYAENMFRAFDKNGDNTIDFLEFVAALNLVFRGDLEHKLRWSFKVYDKDGNGYVEKEELRAIVDSIYRVKKSSKKDMADSKFTLDEVVDRIMKAVDSDGDGKINMEEFIRGAQQDPWLLSMFKLDMNPAAWVLDHRRKSAHF, encoded by the exons ATGGGTCAGGCCCAGCAGACGGAGAACAGCGAGGAGATCGACGTCAAGGCGCTTCAGGACATGTACAAGAAGTTTGTGATGGAGTGTCCCAGCGGGCTGCTCTTCCTGCACGAGTTCAAGCGCTTCTTCGGCGTGGACCCCACGGGAGAGGCCTCCGACTACGCCGAGAACATGTTCAGAGCCTTCGACAAGAACGGG GACAATACCATCGATTTCCTGGAGTTCGTGGCGGCGCTGAATCTCGTTTTCCGCGGAGACTTGGAGCATAAACTGCGCTGGTCCTTCAAGGTGTACGACAAGGACGGCAACGGGTacgtggagaaggaggagctgcgCGCAATAGTCGAC AGCATCTATCGGGTGAAGAAGAGCTCAAAGAAAGACATGGCTGACTCCAAGTTCACATTAGACGAGGTTGTGGATCGAATAATGAAAGCTGTTGATAGTGATGGTGACG GTAAAATTAACATGGAGGAGTTCATCAGAGGAGCCCAGCAGGACCCCTGGCTGCTCAGCATGTTCAAGCTGGACATGAACCCTGCGGCGTGGGTGCTGGACCACAGGAGGAAGAGCGCCCACTTCTAA